A genomic stretch from Candidatus Edwardsbacteria bacterium includes:
- the dtd gene encoding D-tyrosyl-tRNA(Tyr) deacylase, which translates to MRLVIQRVSSASVTVENNVTGKIGQGLVILAGFSHLDDDGIITKLAEKAVNLRVFEDVDGKMNLSLLDVKGAVLLVSQFTLYADCRKGRRPSFTDAAPPEKAQVLYQKLIDAFKSYRIDVQTGIFGAKMLVKIGNDGPVTIILDSKDLN; encoded by the coding sequence ATGCGACTGGTTATACAGCGCGTTTCTTCGGCTTCGGTAACCGTTGAAAACAATGTCACCGGGAAGATCGGCCAGGGTCTTGTTATCCTGGCCGGATTTTCACATCTGGACGACGATGGGATCATCACTAAGCTGGCCGAAAAGGCCGTCAACTTAAGGGTATTCGAGGATGTTGACGGAAAGATGAATCTTTCGCTATTGGATGTGAAGGGGGCTGTTCTTTTAGTATCGCAATTCACCCTGTATGCCGATTGTCGGAAGGGGCGCCGGCCATCGTTCACCGATGCCGCCCCGCCGGAAAAGGCCCAAGTGCTGTATCAAAAACTTATTGATGCTTTTAAGTCTTATAGAATAGATGTGCAAACGGGAATATTTGGCGCAAAAATGCTGGTGAAAATCGGTAACGACGGGCCGGTGACCATAATTTTAGATTCGAAAGATCTTAATTGA